Proteins encoded within one genomic window of Budorcas taxicolor isolate Tak-1 chromosome 12, Takin1.1, whole genome shotgun sequence:
- the ZIC2 gene encoding zinc finger protein ZIC 2, whose product MLLDAGPQFPAIGVGSFARHHHHSAAAAAAAAAEMQDRELSLAAAQNGFVDSAAAHMGAFKLNPGAHELSPGQSSAFTSQGPGAYPGSAAAAAAAAALGPHAAHVGSYSGPPFNSTRDFLFRSRGFGDSAPGGGQHGLFGPGAGGLHHAHSDAQGHLLFPGLPEQHGPHGSQNVLNGQMRLGLPGEVFGRSEQYRQVASPRTDPYSAAQLHNQYGPMNMNMGMNMAAAAAHHHHHHHHPGAFFRYMRQQCIKQELICKWIDPEQLSNPKKSCNKTFSTMHELVTHVSVEHVGGPEQSNHVCFWEECPREGKPFKAKYKLVNHIRVHTGEKPFPCPFPGCGKVFARSENLKIHKRTHTGEKPFQCEFEGCDRRFANSSDRKKHMHVHTSDKPYLCKMCDKSYTHPSSLRKHMKVHESSPQGSESSPAASSGYESSTPPGLVSPSAEPQSSSTLSPAAAAAAAAAAAAAVAVSAVHRSGGAGSGSGGGGGGGGGGGGGGAGGGGGGSGGASGTAGGHGGLSSNFNEWYV is encoded by the exons ATGCTCCTGGACGCGGGGCCGCAGTTCCCGGCCATCGGGGTGGGCAGCTTCGCGCGCCACCATCACCACTCGGCTGCGGCGGCGGCCGCCGCGGCCGCGGAGATGCAGGACCGCGAACTGAGCCTGGCGGCGGCGCAGAACGGCTTTGTAGACTCAGCGGCTGCTCACATGGGCGCCTTCAAGCTCAACCCGGGGGCGCACGAGTTGTCCCCGGGCCAGAGCTCGGCGTTCACGTCGCAGGGCCCCGGCGCCTACCCCGGGTCTGCAGcggccgccgcggccgccgccgcgcTCGGGCCGCACGCCGCGCATGTCGGCTCCTACTCCGGGCCGCCCTTCAACTCCACCCGGGACTTCCTGTTCCGCAGCCGCGGCTTTGGCGACTCGGCGCCCGGCGGCGGACAGCACGGGCTGTTCGGGCCGGGGGCCGGCGGCCTGCACCACGCGCACTCGGACGCGCAGGGCCACCTCCTCTTCCCCGGCCTCCCGGAGCAGCACGGGCCGCACGGCTCGCAGAATGTGCTCAACGGGCAGATGCGCCTCGGGCTGCCCGGCGAGGTGTTCGGGCGCTCGGAGCAGTACCGCCAGGTGGCCAGCCCGCGGACTGACCCCTACTCGGCGGCGCAGCTCCACAACCAGTACGGCCCCATGAATATGAACATGGGGATGAACATGGCAGCGGCCGCggcccaccatcaccaccaccaccaccaccctggtGCCTTTTTCCGCTACATGCGGCAGCAGTGCATCAAGCAAGAGCTCATCTGCAAGTGGATCGACCCCGAGCAGCTGAGCAACCCGAAGAAGAGCTGCAACAAAACTTTCAGTACCATGCACGAGCTGGTGACCCACGTCTCGGTGGAGCACGTCGGCGGCCCGGAGCAGAGCAACCACGTCTGCTTCTGGGAGGAGTGTCCGCGCGAGGGCAAGCCTTTCAAGGCCAAATACAAACTGGTCAACCACATCCGCGTGCACACCGGCGAGAagcccttcccctgccccttccCGGGCTGCGGCAAGGTCTTCGCGCGCTCTGAGAACCTCAAGATCCACAAAAGGACCCACACAG GGGAGAAGCCCTTCCAGTGTGAGTTCGAGGGCTGTGACCGGCGCTTCGCCAACAGCAGCGACAGGAAGAAGCACATGCACGTGCACACCTCGGATAAGCCCTATCTGTGCAAGATGTGTGACAAGTCGTACACACACCCCAGCTCTCTGCGGAAACACATGAAG GTCCATGAGTCCTCCCCGCAGGGCTCCGAGTCGTCCCCGGCCGCCAGCTCCGGCTACGAGTCGTCCACGCCCCCGGGGCTGGTGTCGCCCAGCGCCGAGCCCCAGAGCAGTTCAACCCTctccccggcggcggcggcggcggctgcagcggcggcggcggcggcggtggccgTGTCCGCGGTGCACCGGAGCGGAGGCGCCGGCAGCGGCTCCGGGggaggcggcgggggcggcggcggcggcggcggcggcggggcgggcgggggcggcggcggctccgGCGGGGCCAGCGGGACGGCCGGGGGCCACGGCGGCCTGTCCTCCAACTTCAATGAATGGTACGTGTGA